The bacterium genome contains a region encoding:
- a CDS encoding hydrogenase iron-sulfur subunit: MPELGSTQKPAPGAGTPPGTSSHRPKIVGFLCDWAVSAEGLIREDGTMRDLPNVTLIRVMCSGFIRPAWLEFALRNGAEGAFVCGCPLGDCFNRFGNNLIGDRVLQMRRRLERQKIHPDRVATMYFGLHAQAEFVTAVREFSDRVAGLPGPVTPPARPAARAGAPGQPPAARRSDAGGEEGA; the protein is encoded by the coding sequence ATGCCGGAGCTAGGGTCGACCCAGAAGCCCGCCCCCGGGGCGGGGACCCCGCCGGGGACGTCCTCCCACCGTCCCAAGATCGTCGGCTTCCTCTGCGACTGGGCGGTGAGCGCGGAGGGGTTAATCCGCGAGGACGGGACGATGCGCGATCTTCCCAACGTCACGTTGATCAGGGTGATGTGCTCGGGGTTCATCCGGCCGGCGTGGCTGGAGTTCGCGCTGCGGAACGGCGCGGAGGGAGCGTTCGTCTGCGGGTGTCCGCTCGGGGACTGCTTCAACCGGTTCGGGAACAACTTGATCGGCGACCGGGTTCTCCAGATGCGCCGGCGGCTCGAACGGCAAAAGATCCACCCGGACCGGGTGGCGACGATGTATTTCGGACTGCACGCCCAGGCCGAGTTCGTCACCGCCGTTCGGGAGTTCAGCGACCGCGTGGCCGGCCTGCCCGGCCCCGTCACGCCCCCCGCGCGCCCGGCGGCGCGCGCCGGCGCCCCCGGACAACCCCCCGCCGCGCGCCGCTCCGACGCGGGTGGGGAGGAGGGCGCGTGA